From one Natronorubrum sediminis genomic stretch:
- the thrC gene encoding threonine synthase translates to MSLSLSADQPAVPANADDGVWLECIECGETFAPFDDIRYTCDECDGLLEVRYDELPTFDDFEGRGVWRYADALPFDEGVSIQEGDTPLYEVPRLEDDIGVEALRIKHEGMNPTGSFKDRGMTVGVRVAKELGVGRLACASTGNTSAALAAYGSRGGMETLVLLPAGKVAAGKIAQASLHGARILEVDDNFDTCLDFVQELASRGEAYLLNSLNPFRLEGQKTIGLEILEGFLADYDTVPDRIVLPVGNAGNTSALYKAFRELVQAGELAEADVPKLTGVQAEGAAPMVEAIENGADEVRRWDDVETRATAIRIGNPVNAPKALPGIRETDGTAVSVSDEEITAAQRDLAGEGIGVEPASAASVAGLRKLRNAGIVDADERVACLTTGHLLKDPDAAAAAGGDPEPVPGDIDGVLETLSDDA, encoded by the coding sequence ATGAGTCTCAGCCTCTCCGCTGATCAACCGGCAGTACCCGCCAACGCCGACGATGGCGTCTGGCTCGAGTGTATCGAGTGTGGCGAAACGTTCGCCCCATTCGACGACATCCGTTACACCTGTGATGAGTGTGACGGCCTGCTCGAAGTTCGCTACGACGAGTTGCCGACGTTCGACGATTTCGAGGGACGAGGCGTCTGGCGCTACGCCGACGCGCTCCCATTCGACGAGGGAGTCTCGATCCAGGAAGGCGACACGCCGCTGTACGAAGTGCCACGGCTCGAAGACGACATCGGCGTCGAGGCGCTGCGAATCAAACACGAGGGGATGAACCCGACCGGTTCGTTCAAAGACCGCGGAATGACGGTCGGCGTTCGCGTCGCGAAGGAACTCGGCGTCGGTCGCCTCGCCTGCGCGTCGACGGGCAACACGAGCGCCGCACTCGCGGCCTACGGCTCTCGCGGGGGAATGGAGACGCTCGTGCTCCTCCCCGCCGGCAAGGTCGCCGCGGGGAAAATCGCTCAGGCCAGCCTGCACGGCGCTCGCATTCTCGAGGTCGACGACAACTTTGATACCTGCCTCGACTTCGTCCAGGAACTGGCCAGTCGAGGCGAGGCATACCTCTTGAACTCGCTGAACCCGTTCCGACTCGAGGGCCAGAAGACGATCGGACTCGAGATTCTCGAAGGGTTCCTCGCGGATTACGACACCGTTCCGGATCGAATCGTCCTGCCAGTCGGCAACGCTGGAAACACGTCCGCGCTGTACAAGGCCTTCCGCGAACTCGTCCAGGCGGGCGAACTCGCGGAAGCAGACGTGCCGAAGCTAACCGGCGTGCAAGCCGAGGGGGCAGCGCCGATGGTCGAAGCGATCGAAAACGGTGCGGACGAAGTCCGACGGTGGGACGACGTCGAAACGCGCGCGACCGCGATTCGGATTGGGAACCCGGTCAACGCGCCGAAAGCGCTACCAGGCATTCGCGAGACAGACGGAACGGCGGTCTCGGTTTCCGACGAAGAAATTACGGCCGCTCAACGTGACCTCGCCGGCGAGGGCATCGGTGTCGAGCCAGCCTCCGCCGCCTCCGTCGCCGGACTCCGGAAACTTCGAAACGCGGGTATCGTCGACGCCGACGAACGCGTCGCCTGTCTCACCACCGGTCACCTGCTCAAGGATCCGGACGCTGCAGCCGCTGCAGGCGGCGACCCCGAACCGGTTCCCGGCGATATCGACGGTGTGCTCGAGACGTTGAGCGACGACGCGTAA
- the argF gene encoding ornithine carbamoyltransferase, with amino-acid sequence MATTTDVRHFLEITDLSQVELETVLERAATYKRAQERGENHEDLAGQTLGMIFQKPSTRTRVSFETGMTQLGGHAVFLGEDDIQLGRGEPLKDTSRTLSRYVDAVMARVFKHENIEVFAEYASVPVVNGLTDDAHPCQTLADLLTIREQEGGFEDVSAAWVGDGNNVAQSFVLGCALAGIDLTVATPDGYGVDETVLERARELGGDPTVTSDPVDAVSDVDVIYTDVWISMGQEDERDVRMDAFEGFQVCSSLLEHAPDASVMHCLPAHRGEEITDNVVESDRSVVFDQAENRLHAQKALLSWLLE; translated from the coding sequence ATGGCCACAACCACTGACGTCCGTCACTTCCTCGAGATCACCGACCTCTCACAGGTCGAACTCGAGACGGTCCTCGAACGCGCAGCGACGTACAAGCGCGCTCAGGAACGCGGCGAGAACCACGAAGATCTGGCTGGCCAGACCCTAGGCATGATCTTCCAGAAGCCGAGTACGCGGACTCGCGTCTCCTTCGAAACGGGGATGACCCAACTCGGCGGCCACGCCGTCTTCCTCGGCGAGGACGACATCCAGCTCGGGCGAGGCGAACCGCTCAAAGACACCTCGCGGACGCTCTCGCGGTACGTCGACGCCGTGATGGCTCGCGTTTTCAAACACGAGAACATCGAAGTGTTCGCAGAGTACGCCTCTGTTCCGGTCGTCAACGGGCTGACCGACGACGCCCACCCCTGCCAGACGCTCGCCGATCTGTTGACGATCCGCGAGCAAGAAGGCGGCTTCGAGGACGTCTCGGCAGCGTGGGTCGGCGACGGCAACAACGTCGCCCAGTCGTTCGTCCTCGGCTGTGCGCTCGCCGGCATCGACTTGACGGTCGCGACGCCCGATGGCTACGGCGTCGACGAGACCGTCCTCGAGCGAGCGCGCGAACTCGGCGGTGACCCGACGGTCACGAGCGATCCCGTCGATGCTGTCTCGGACGTCGACGTCATTTACACCGACGTCTGGATCAGCATGGGCCAGGAGGACGAACGAGACGTCCGAATGGACGCCTTCGAGGGCTTTCAGGTCTGTTCGAGTTTGCTCGAGCACGCCCCTGACGCCTCCGTTATGCACTGTCTACCCGCCCACCGCGGCGAAGAGATCACCGACAACGTCGTCGAGAGCGACCGATCGGTCGTCTTCGATCAGGCCGAAAATCGGCTGCACGCACAGAAGGCGTTGTTGAGTTGGCTACTCGAGTGA
- a CDS encoding [LysW]-lysine hydrolase, whose amino-acid sequence MTDQTDVSDADARQLLIDLVSTPSPSDAETDAAEVLVEFFESYGREAWLDEVGNVRAPADDSVLLTSHVDTVPGEIPVEVEPADENDLEQDVADELGEDVLWGRGSVDATGPLAAMAVAAVRTGVSFVGVVGEETSSRGARHLIEDRAEPDAVVNGEPSGSTGITLGYRGFLAGTYVATSESGHTSRPEPNAIQHATNWWNGVEAAFEDDEYTAVFERVTAKPVDIDGGISEDGLSVEATLDVQLRIPPSLDAEAVRETAEAGLEIGTVSWAEPIPPVMESPRTEVARAFRAAIRKEGCDPRLIRKTGTSDMNLYAGEWDCQMVTYGPGNSDLDHAPDERLSLAEFDRSVAVLEEVSTTLRGGEE is encoded by the coding sequence ATGACCGACCAGACCGACGTTTCGGACGCGGACGCCCGCCAACTCCTGATCGATCTCGTATCGACACCGTCACCATCGGATGCAGAAACCGACGCGGCTGAGGTTCTCGTCGAGTTCTTCGAGAGCTACGGCCGGGAAGCGTGGCTTGACGAGGTCGGCAACGTACGGGCACCGGCAGACGATTCCGTGCTGTTGACCTCACACGTCGATACCGTGCCCGGCGAAATTCCGGTCGAAGTCGAGCCAGCGGACGAGAACGACCTCGAGCAAGATGTTGCCGACGAACTCGGCGAAGACGTCCTCTGGGGTCGTGGCAGCGTCGACGCCACCGGTCCGTTGGCCGCGATGGCCGTAGCAGCCGTTCGAACCGGCGTCTCCTTCGTCGGCGTCGTCGGCGAGGAGACCAGTTCGCGCGGGGCGCGCCACCTCATCGAGGACCGAGCGGAACCCGATGCCGTCGTCAACGGCGAACCGAGCGGGTCGACGGGCATCACCCTCGGCTATCGTGGCTTTCTCGCAGGCACCTACGTCGCGACCAGCGAATCCGGCCACACCTCACGGCCGGAACCGAATGCGATCCAACACGCGACGAACTGGTGGAACGGCGTCGAAGCGGCCTTCGAGGACGACGAGTACACGGCCGTCTTCGAACGCGTCACCGCCAAACCCGTCGATATCGACGGCGGGATCAGCGAAGACGGGCTTTCAGTCGAAGCGACCCTCGACGTTCAGTTGCGGATTCCGCCGTCACTGGACGCTGAAGCGGTCCGCGAGACAGCCGAAGCCGGCCTCGAGATCGGGACCGTCTCCTGGGCCGAACCGATTCCACCGGTCATGGAGAGTCCCCGAACCGAGGTCGCCCGCGCGTTTCGCGCGGCGATCCGAAAAGAAGGCTGTGATCCGCGGCTGATCCGCAAGACTGGGACCAGCGACATGAACCTCTATGCCGGCGAGTGGGACTGTCAGATGGTTACCTACGGCCCCGGCAACTCGGACCTCGATCACGCACCGGACGAACGACTCTCGCTTGCGGAATTCGACCGCTCCGTTGCGGTCTTAGAAGAGGTTTCGACAACGCTTCGCGGAGGTGAGGAGTGA